In Primulina eburnea isolate SZY01 chromosome 3, ASM2296580v1, whole genome shotgun sequence, one DNA window encodes the following:
- the LOC140825311 gene encoding transcription factor bHLH48-like isoform X1, whose amino-acid sequence MPHSELLRNYRAPLPFFFPSSRRDISKETQLQFRSGIRGSNSQQLGFGLLQAHGVISTQTPQETGGSSFTALLELPPPQAVELLVNEDFREKTLPLIYHCNTALINRASKFSVFDTAGSAPEGNYVVSGSCSMKPDVVKQEPPDFDSHLNSSTPAASNQSPKSLKRKEKAKEKKVNELDIKSKKVAPNDISVGSGDKLPYIYVRARRGQATDSHSLAERARREKINARMKQLQELVPGCNKISGTAMVLDEIINHVQALQRQVEFLSMRLAAVNPRSDINHDAFLAEESEPAVDNNYQSMFTASMWPEGQISGSRQQYQQLWHFEGHQQPIWGRVEDKSKFITTENSLFKLRFFIKFRYWKAEMKSNDCA is encoded by the exons ATGCCTCATTCAGAACTTTTAAGGAATTATAGAGCTCCACTTCCCTTCTTTTTTCCTTCATCTCGTAGAGATATTTCAA AAGAAACTCAGCTGCAATTTAGATCCGGAATACGCGGGTCAAATTCCCAACAATTGGGCTTTGGTCTCTTGCAAGCCCACGGCGTAATATCCACTCAAACTCCACAAGAGACCGGCGGGAGCTCTTTCACGGCGCTTCTCGAACTTCCGCCGCCACAGGCGGTGGAACTCTTAGTGAACGAAGATTTTCGGGAAAAAACTCTGCCGCTCATTTATCATTGCAATACTGCCCTCATCAACCGAGCTTCTAAGTTTTCAGTTTTCGATACGGCCGGCAGTGCACCGGAGGGTAACTACGTGGTGTCAGGTTCTTGCTCTATGAAACCAGATGTCGTGAAGCAagagccaccggactttgattCGCACCTTAATTCATCTACGCCTGCAGCTTCAAATCAAAGTCCCAAGAGCCTGAAGCGGAAGGAGAAGGCGAAGGAGAAAAAG GTTAACGAACTGGACATAAAGAGCAAAAAAGTGGCGCCGAATGATATTTCTGTAGGCAGTGGAGACAAGCTGCCGTACATCTATGTTAGAGCACGCCGTGGCCAAGCCACAGATAGCCATAGTTTAGCTGAAAGG GCGAGGAGAGAGAAGATTAACGCTAGAATGAAACAATTACAGGAGCTGGTCCCTGGATGCAACAAG ATTTCAGGGACTGCAATGGTATTGGATGAGATAATAAACCACGTGCAAGCACTTCAACGGCAAGTGGAG TTTTTATCTATGAGACTTGCTGCCGTTAACCCGAGAAGTGATATCAACCATGATGCCTTCTTGGCTGAAGAA AGTGAACCAGCAGTTGATAATAATTACCAAAGCATGTTTACTGCATCCATGTGGCCCGAAGGCCAAATCAGTGGGAGCAGACAGCAATATCAGCAGTTGTGGCACTTTGAGGGGCATCAGCAGCCCATCTGGGGCAGAGTAGAAGACAAATCTAAATTCATTACTACAGAAAATTCGCTTTTCAAGCTTCGATTTTTCATCAAATTCAG GTACTGGAAAGCTGAAATGAAAAGTAATGATTGTGCATGA
- the LOC140825311 gene encoding transcription factor bHLH48-like isoform X2 — protein sequence MPHSELLRNYRAPLPFFFPSSRRDISKETQLQFRSGIRGSNSQQLGFGLLQAHGVISTQTPQETGGSSFTALLELPPPQAVELLVNEDFREKTLPLIYHCNTALINRASKFSVFDTAGSAPEGNYVVSGSCSMKPDVVKQEPPDFDSHLNSSTPAASNQSPKSLKRKEKVNELDIKSKKVAPNDISVGSGDKLPYIYVRARRGQATDSHSLAERARREKINARMKQLQELVPGCNKISGTAMVLDEIINHVQALQRQVEFLSMRLAAVNPRSDINHDAFLAEESEPAVDNNYQSMFTASMWPEGQISGSRQQYQQLWHFEGHQQPIWGRVEDKSKFITTENSLFKLRFFIKFRYYKLTMAQFVIFKRS from the exons ATGCCTCATTCAGAACTTTTAAGGAATTATAGAGCTCCACTTCCCTTCTTTTTTCCTTCATCTCGTAGAGATATTTCAA AAGAAACTCAGCTGCAATTTAGATCCGGAATACGCGGGTCAAATTCCCAACAATTGGGCTTTGGTCTCTTGCAAGCCCACGGCGTAATATCCACTCAAACTCCACAAGAGACCGGCGGGAGCTCTTTCACGGCGCTTCTCGAACTTCCGCCGCCACAGGCGGTGGAACTCTTAGTGAACGAAGATTTTCGGGAAAAAACTCTGCCGCTCATTTATCATTGCAATACTGCCCTCATCAACCGAGCTTCTAAGTTTTCAGTTTTCGATACGGCCGGCAGTGCACCGGAGGGTAACTACGTGGTGTCAGGTTCTTGCTCTATGAAACCAGATGTCGTGAAGCAagagccaccggactttgattCGCACCTTAATTCATCTACGCCTGCAGCTTCAAATCAAAGTCCCAAGAGCCTGAAGCGGAAGGAGAAG GTTAACGAACTGGACATAAAGAGCAAAAAAGTGGCGCCGAATGATATTTCTGTAGGCAGTGGAGACAAGCTGCCGTACATCTATGTTAGAGCACGCCGTGGCCAAGCCACAGATAGCCATAGTTTAGCTGAAAGG GCGAGGAGAGAGAAGATTAACGCTAGAATGAAACAATTACAGGAGCTGGTCCCTGGATGCAACAAG ATTTCAGGGACTGCAATGGTATTGGATGAGATAATAAACCACGTGCAAGCACTTCAACGGCAAGTGGAG TTTTTATCTATGAGACTTGCTGCCGTTAACCCGAGAAGTGATATCAACCATGATGCCTTCTTGGCTGAAGAA AGTGAACCAGCAGTTGATAATAATTACCAAAGCATGTTTACTGCATCCATGTGGCCCGAAGGCCAAATCAGTGGGAGCAGACAGCAATATCAGCAGTTGTGGCACTTTGAGGGGCATCAGCAGCCCATCTGGGGCAGAGTAGAAGACAAATCTAAATTCATTACTACAGAAAATTCGCTTTTCAAGCTTCGATTTTTCATCAAATTCAGGTACTATAAGTTAACAATGGCACAGTTTGTTATTTTTAAGAGAAGTTAG
- the LOC140825311 gene encoding transcription factor bHLH48-like isoform X4: MEPQLEETQLQFRSGIRGSNSQQLGFGLLQAHGVISTQTPQETGGSSFTALLELPPPQAVELLVNEDFREKTLPLIYHCNTALINRASKFSVFDTAGSAPEGNYVVSGSCSMKPDVVKQEPPDFDSHLNSSTPAASNQSPKSLKRKEKAKEKKVNELDIKSKKVAPNDISVGSGDKLPYIYVRARRGQATDSHSLAERARREKINARMKQLQELVPGCNKISGTAMVLDEIINHVQALQRQVEFLSMRLAAVNPRSDINHDAFLAEESEPAVDNNYQSMFTASMWPEGQISGSRQQYQQLWHFEGHQQPIWGRVEDKSKFITTENSLFKLRFFIKFSFSMLESAEN; the protein is encoded by the exons ATGGAACCGCAATTAGAAGAAACTCAGCTGCAATTTAGATCCGGAATACGCGGGTCAAATTCCCAACAATTGGGCTTTGGTCTCTTGCAAGCCCACGGCGTAATATCCACTCAAACTCCACAAGAGACCGGCGGGAGCTCTTTCACGGCGCTTCTCGAACTTCCGCCGCCACAGGCGGTGGAACTCTTAGTGAACGAAGATTTTCGGGAAAAAACTCTGCCGCTCATTTATCATTGCAATACTGCCCTCATCAACCGAGCTTCTAAGTTTTCAGTTTTCGATACGGCCGGCAGTGCACCGGAGGGTAACTACGTGGTGTCAGGTTCTTGCTCTATGAAACCAGATGTCGTGAAGCAagagccaccggactttgattCGCACCTTAATTCATCTACGCCTGCAGCTTCAAATCAAAGTCCCAAGAGCCTGAAGCGGAAGGAGAAGGCGAAGGAGAAAAAG GTTAACGAACTGGACATAAAGAGCAAAAAAGTGGCGCCGAATGATATTTCTGTAGGCAGTGGAGACAAGCTGCCGTACATCTATGTTAGAGCACGCCGTGGCCAAGCCACAGATAGCCATAGTTTAGCTGAAAGG GCGAGGAGAGAGAAGATTAACGCTAGAATGAAACAATTACAGGAGCTGGTCCCTGGATGCAACAAG ATTTCAGGGACTGCAATGGTATTGGATGAGATAATAAACCACGTGCAAGCACTTCAACGGCAAGTGGAG TTTTTATCTATGAGACTTGCTGCCGTTAACCCGAGAAGTGATATCAACCATGATGCCTTCTTGGCTGAAGAA AGTGAACCAGCAGTTGATAATAATTACCAAAGCATGTTTACTGCATCCATGTGGCCCGAAGGCCAAATCAGTGGGAGCAGACAGCAATATCAGCAGTTGTGGCACTTTGAGGGGCATCAGCAGCCCATCTGGGGCAGAGTAGAAGACAAATCTAAATTCATTACTACAGAAAATTCGCTTTTCAAGCTTCGATTTTTCATCAAATTCAG CTTCTCTATGCTCGAGTCAGCTGAAAATTGA
- the LOC140825311 gene encoding transcription factor bHLH48-like isoform X3: protein MEPQLEETQLQFRSGIRGSNSQQLGFGLLQAHGVISTQTPQETGGSSFTALLELPPPQAVELLVNEDFREKTLPLIYHCNTALINRASKFSVFDTAGSAPEGNYVVSGSCSMKPDVVKQEPPDFDSHLNSSTPAASNQSPKSLKRKEKAKEKKVNELDIKSKKVAPNDISVGSGDKLPYIYVRARRGQATDSHSLAERARREKINARMKQLQELVPGCNKISGTAMVLDEIINHVQALQRQVEFLSMRLAAVNPRSDINHDAFLAEESEPAVDNNYQSMFTASMWPEGQISGSRQQYQQLWHFEGHQQPIWGRVEDKSKFITTENSLFKLRFFIKFRYYKLTMAQFVIFKRS, encoded by the exons ATGGAACCGCAATTAGAAGAAACTCAGCTGCAATTTAGATCCGGAATACGCGGGTCAAATTCCCAACAATTGGGCTTTGGTCTCTTGCAAGCCCACGGCGTAATATCCACTCAAACTCCACAAGAGACCGGCGGGAGCTCTTTCACGGCGCTTCTCGAACTTCCGCCGCCACAGGCGGTGGAACTCTTAGTGAACGAAGATTTTCGGGAAAAAACTCTGCCGCTCATTTATCATTGCAATACTGCCCTCATCAACCGAGCTTCTAAGTTTTCAGTTTTCGATACGGCCGGCAGTGCACCGGAGGGTAACTACGTGGTGTCAGGTTCTTGCTCTATGAAACCAGATGTCGTGAAGCAagagccaccggactttgattCGCACCTTAATTCATCTACGCCTGCAGCTTCAAATCAAAGTCCCAAGAGCCTGAAGCGGAAGGAGAAGGCGAAGGAGAAAAAG GTTAACGAACTGGACATAAAGAGCAAAAAAGTGGCGCCGAATGATATTTCTGTAGGCAGTGGAGACAAGCTGCCGTACATCTATGTTAGAGCACGCCGTGGCCAAGCCACAGATAGCCATAGTTTAGCTGAAAGG GCGAGGAGAGAGAAGATTAACGCTAGAATGAAACAATTACAGGAGCTGGTCCCTGGATGCAACAAG ATTTCAGGGACTGCAATGGTATTGGATGAGATAATAAACCACGTGCAAGCACTTCAACGGCAAGTGGAG TTTTTATCTATGAGACTTGCTGCCGTTAACCCGAGAAGTGATATCAACCATGATGCCTTCTTGGCTGAAGAA AGTGAACCAGCAGTTGATAATAATTACCAAAGCATGTTTACTGCATCCATGTGGCCCGAAGGCCAAATCAGTGGGAGCAGACAGCAATATCAGCAGTTGTGGCACTTTGAGGGGCATCAGCAGCCCATCTGGGGCAGAGTAGAAGACAAATCTAAATTCATTACTACAGAAAATTCGCTTTTCAAGCTTCGATTTTTCATCAAATTCAGGTACTATAAGTTAACAATGGCACAGTTTGTTATTTTTAAGAGAAGTTAG
- the LOC140825313 gene encoding uncharacterized protein, with protein MASFKPFAIAAISLRSRLSPSLRTRSGGGGGHSRWTSPGHEDQPKGYLFNRTPLLPGESRKWEDWELPCYITSFLTVVILGVGLNAKPDLTIETWAHQKALERLEFESSQPVESD; from the coding sequence ATGGCATCTTTCAAGCCATTCGCTATCGCTGCAATCTCTCTTCGATCTCGCCTCAGCCCCTCCCTAAGGACCCGATCCGGCGGTGGAGGAGGGCATAGCCGTTGGACCAGCCCAGGACACGAGGATCAGCCCAAAGGTTACCTATTTAATCGCACGCCATTGCTACCAGGGGAATCGAGGAAATGGGAGGACTGGGAGCTGCCGTGTTATATCACTAGTTTCCTTACAGTCGTGATACTTGGGGTGGGCCTCAACGCCAAGCCGGATCTCACGATCGAGACGTGGGCGCACCAGAAAGCCCTTGAGCGGCTCGAATTCGAGTCGTCCCAGCCCGTGGAATCTGATTGA